From Solanum lycopersicum chromosome 4, SLM_r2.1:
attttaaagttatatcatGATGGGGCCTTATTGTATGAAGGTGATAAAGCAAGATATGTGGGTGGGTTAGTGAGTGAATATTATGATATTGATGTGGATACAATATCATATTTTGAGATTAAAGACTACATTAAAGAACTAGGGTATAGCCCAAATTGCAAATTTAGTGTCCGGCCACCTAATAGTTGCATCTTAGGAGATATTGACAATGATGATATTCTCTTAACAATGTGTAATTGTTTGCAAAGTGGGTCTGTTTTGGAAGTATATGTTCACATGCCTGGTGAGGAGTCTGACAAAGATGATAGTTGTCTAGAGGAAGGTGAAAAAATGAAGTTGAAACTGCCTaacacaaaaaggaaaaaacatacCATAGAGAGAGTCAAATTTGATCCCAACATTAAGAAGATTGTGTGGCAATTGGGTATGATTTTTGAAAGTGTAAAAGAGTTTAGATTGACAGTCACTAAGTATGCAATTCAGAGAAGGGTTCAGATTAAAAAGTGTGTGAATGAGCCAAATCGAGTAAGGGTGAGATGTTGCAAGGTAAATTGCAAATAGTTGTTATATGCAAGTTTGGACAAGAAGACTAATAACTTTATTATTAAGACTTACATGCAAGTCCATTCATGTCAAAAGGCTACTAGGAATTATTTGTGCAACTCTACATTCATTGctactatttttaaaaagaaagttaTCGAACAACCAAATATCAGAGTGTTCAAGCTGCAAGAGTTAATCTGTAAGAAGTATAATGTGCATGTTGATAAGACCACAACTAGAAGAGCAAGAgctaaaattttgaatgaactTATGGGTGATCATGTTAAGGAATTTGGGAGAATTCTTGATTATAAGGATGAGTTGTTGAGGACTAATCCTAGGAGTACTTGTGTGGTGAAGCTAGGAGAAGCTAATGAATATGGTAGGCCAGTATTTAAGGCATTTTACATTTGTTTTGCTGCACTCAAGATAACATTTATGTCAGCTAGAAAATGCATTGGTCTGGATGGTTGTTTCTTGAAGGGGGTTTGCAGGGGTCAATTACTTATTGCAGTGGCTAAAGATGGCAATAATCAAATGCTTCCACTTGCTTGGGCTGTATTTGAAAATGAGAACACAATCACTTGGAGTTGGTTTATTTCTCTGTTGAAAAAAGACTTGAGATTAGCAGATGGAACAAGTTTCACAATTATGTCAGACATGCAAAAGGTAAACTTGTTTTAAATTATCTGttggtttattattttttaaacttaattatGTAATGTTTGTTGTAACTTGTAGGGACTGGATATAGCTATAAAGGAGTTGTTGCCAGCTTGTGAGGAAAGAAGGTGTGCTAGGCATATACTAGCAAATTGATCAAAGAATTGGAGAGGGCTGCAAAGGAAGAAGCAGTTCTGGAAGTGTGCTAGAAGTACTTTTGAAGCTGAATTCTGAGAAAATCTGCACGAATTGTCTAAATTAGGTACTGGAGGTACAGGTATAGTGGATGACCTAATTTACTATGATAAAGAATATTGGtgtaaggtatattttaattgtgAAGTCAAGTTTGATgcaatagaaaataatatgttGAAAGCTTTAATGCTTGGATTTTGTCTGCAAGGCATAAAACCATTATTACTATGTTTGAAGGGATAAGAATTAAGGTCATGAATAGGTTAGCTAGGTTAAGTGAATTTCCAAACTCTTGGATAAGCAGTTTCTCTCCAATGGCAATGAATGTATTAGAACAAAATATTGATAAGTCAATGGCATATAACATTGAGTTTAGTGGAGTAACTAGCTATGAGGTTTTGGATGGATACAAACAACACACTATATGTTTGAGAAAGAGGGAGTGTAGTTGTAGATCTTGGATGTTGAAGGGTATACCATGTGCACATGCCTTAGCTGCAATGTTGCATAAACAATATGACCCACAtgatttcattcattcatgctACTCTAAAGAGAGGTACTTGATGACTTACTCACATTTCATACAACCTATGAATAACATGCCGATGTGGCCAGAATTAAAAAATCCTCTTGTTGATCCACCAGTGATAAAACAAATACCAGACAAACCTAGAAAGTTGAGAACGAAAAAGGTTGGTGAAAAGAAGGTGTCTGGTAAATTATCCAAAACAGGACTAACTATGACATGTAGTCTTTGCCATGTTAAAGGTCACAATAAAAGAAGTTGTCATTTACGAAGGAGTGATGGAGTTGGTTCTACTGCCGGGGAACAGAGAATTATCCCTACTTCAAATGTTGAAGAACCATCAAGTTCAAAAAAAGGAAGGGGAAGACCGATGGTACATTACTATTTTGTCACTTACTTTTAAGTGTAATCAACttactaatataatatttttttttttgctaattaGAAATCAACAAATATTGAGAGTGAGCCTGTTGCCAAAAGGGGGAGAGACAGACCTAAAAACACAAGTGCAAATGCAAGTGCAACAGGGGATTCACCTACAATTATTGCACCTCCAACAACTTCAAGAACAACAAGAGCTACAGCAAGTGCAAGTGCATCAAGGGCCTCTCCTAGAACCACTGCACCTCCTACAACTTCAAGAACACCAACACATGAAGCAAGCGCAAGTGTAAATGGTGTTAGAGTATTATCAAGATCCAGGAGTGGTAGAGGAAAGGGTAGGGGATTGGGAAGTGCAGGAAGCGGTAGTAATCATCCACTTGAAAATTGGTTTACATGTTCTCATGGTAGTACAACATAGGGTGTAGACCAGAACACAAATGTTGCACCAAAGGAAACTACTACTACCAGGAAAGGAAAGGGTGTTGAAAACACAACTCAATTTAAAAGGCGAAGAGTCACTGGTATGGGTGTGTTTCAAGCTAAAAATggtttcaaaaatttcaatgtAAGTATTGCGATGCATTCATATTGTTTGTTCTCTAATAACTTGCACATTTATTCTCTAATAATCTTAGTTCTCTAAAAATTTTGTAGCCTAGACTGCCAAGTAGCACAATATTAGCCGAACCAAAGAGAGTTTTGAGATCAAGTATTGTAACTGGGGATGTTGGTTTCAAACCGACAAGTGGATTGAAGTGGAAAGGAAATCAGGCAATCACAACTAGAAGGCTCCAGCAGATTAGAGATCAATCAAGGCTTTCAAACTCAAATGCTTCCTCCTCTTCACAATCTCGACACCCATGGAAACTATAATGTTGATATCAATGGTGTTTTATCAGTCATTTTTTGATGGCCACTATAAGTACTATTTTGTTTCATGTTTGAAGGAAAActaaatatttctattttttgttatagtaCTGAAATTATGGGTACTTATGCAATGTGAAAACTTTATTTTGCGTATGCGTTGTGACTTGTATAATTTTGGGCACATTTAGATTTTGTACTGAAAATTTGCTCTTAAGCAATGAAATTCTGGGCACCTATGCGCTGTGACTAATTCTCTGCGCTTTTACAATCAACTTTGTACTTAAAATTTGCTCTTAAGAATGATTTACACCTCTTGCTTTACTTCATTTTAGAACTTCCAACACAAACATATCAACATGGCAAATAGAGAATTAAGACAGTTTCAAACACAAACAAATTCAATTTTACATTACAATAGAGCAAATAAAGGTTTCGTTACCACacaaaattatgttaatttcaTATGATCCTTATACCTACCAACTTGGGTTAGAAAACTaacaaatacaacaacaaaacaaatcaTCACACAACAAAGGAATTTGCCAAAACAACAGCctttatttgttttcttcattttcatcccTTTCACCTTCTTCTTGTCTTTCAATTCACCTATTTCTTTTACGTTGTCAACCTTCTcctttgaattgatgttcagATTTTCATAACGATTTCGAAGACTTTCACCTTCATCCAAAGGaattttctctagttttgaCTATTTAATGTTGGAATTATCAAGCTGTTCCAGTTGCATCTTCACAcgctcatattttttttctaactcaTTAATTCTATTCAccaattttgaaagaataaaaCGAGATCTTTCATCAACTCTCTCCGTGTCTCTCCATCTAAAGAAATTACAGTTTGTGGCCTCATAGTGAGGACAAGATCAAAATCGTCTTTCGGGATTGCGATTTGACCAAGACGTCTGCATTTGCAGTAAGATTCCATGCTTGCATCGCACTTCCGCGTTAAACATTGAATCGTTCTCATCCATACACAACTTATTCAACTTGGATTTTGTCATAATCCTAACTTTATAaacattgtcaaaaaaaataagaattaataatcaacataaaaagatgtaaagaatatattaaattttactttacctTTTCAAATGAAAGAGCTATTTAACTTGAATGATAATGGATAGAGCTTCTTTAAAAATGAAGAACCATGAAAATGGGGGTTCAAAAGAGGAAGACAACTGCTTTAGAGAgaaacattaatatttatttttgattttttttcaaattacttTGACACGTGACTAACTTTTATTGGTCATTGTTAGGCAAATTCTCCACTCACGCGCCCTAAATTGGTGAATTCACGTGTATTGCCACGTAGGTACGAAAGtggtaattaattacttaaaaaaaagttggaggggtaataggacctcatTAAAAATAAGGTGTGTTTCAGGAATTTTGGGTATAGACTAGGGGGTAATTGAGTattatcccttttttatttttaatttgttgattaATAGTCCGTTTGAATTGGCTAAAAAGtagtttttaagtcaaaaaaaaaaacttaaataacttttaagtcaaaagatAAAAAGTAGGAGAGTcctacttttgattttttcaaaatttatttttaattttatcaaaaactttCTAAAgctaaaaatgatttaaaaataaatttggccAACTGTTAATAAACCGGCTCTAAGAGTATGAATAGATCAAAACAGTCTAATTTCTGctgatacaaaaataaatttatatattttcccctattgttatttttcttaaattaacaATTGTAATTTCTCTTAAAACTGTAGCATACATTTTTCTACAATTATCAAAGTTATAGTTATTTAATCATCCAATTTTCTTCTCACGAGCCATATGTATCAAAGATATACTAAAAACTCTTATGCCACGGCCCACGTATATTATCTCTGTAAGGTATACAAATAATAATGCCAGCAACTACTATCGttgccaactctaaatcatgcaGTATCGCGTATACTTTAAAACAACTACATACGCTTCAGTCTCAAACAAGGTGGGGTCGATAAAATAGAAGCCTCACTGACCATGTTTTAGAAAAGGATTGTCACACTATCAAAATCATTTGCTTAACATCCTCTCCCATATCAAtggatttaaaatttatgaattcaaccaaaaaaatgtCCAAAGTGACACAAAGATCTTAGTTTAATAGACTTTTGGTCAAAatcaaatttacaaaaatattgttCCTCTACATAGTAATTACATTACATGAGTGTAAATTTAGCAAAACAAGCTGTCCAACTGGCTTGAATTACCCAACAAGTTGTTCTACACTTGAGATAGTTGCCATTGGCATCTAGGTTTAagcaaaaataaactttttgtACAAAATAAATACATCAGAATGACCAGCTCGATCGTAAGTGAGGCACCAAGTGATGCTTATGAAATATTAAGTTATCCCTTGAGCATGCAAGGCCTGTGCGGGGTGGTAGTAAGATACCTGAATAAGCTTCGCAACAATCAACTGAAAATTTGTAATTCGCTCTGCTTCAATCCGGCTTTTTCTGGGCTTTTAGTGTGTCAAATGGCTGATTATATGCTCCTTAAGCTGACATGACTAAACAGCAGTGTCTGGCTTCACAAGCCCTTGAAGCTTCCACCCTCCAGGTCCAGCCAGAGAAAATGCCTGAGGAGAGCACTTAAGTTAGAGAAGATCAAACATTTCAGAAACTTCATTTTGTGAATTATGAAGCTATAAAGTTCCATAAAGCACACACAATCATCTTTGTATCTAAGACTCGGATATGGTTCCTCACAGACAAATATGCGTCTTTAAGTTGTTCTCTTCCTGTTTTTGGAGATCACTTTTCAAGAATCTGTATCCAAAATTAGAAGTATCTATAAAGAGCCATTATTCTCTTTAGAAATGTCTGCCTTCCATTCGGATATGGTAATAACCTAATTCCAATACATAACATTTAATGCAAATGATGATTAGACTTCACAATATTTTAGGGTGCAAAGAACCAGTTAGaaagataaaaaggaaaaagtgaaAGATGGGAAAGTAATATTTACATATTCCATTTGTCTGAAAACATAGTCGTGCATTTATGACTCCTTATAGAAGCAATGGGAGAAAATATTGTATGAAATCAACTGTTTTCCATTGATCTGGAACAAAGTACTCAAAAATCGACCAGCACTGCCCCCCTAAATTTCGGTCACAAGCCAAACACTCGGACCTATTTTTAGTTCACCCTCAATTTGTGATATATGCTCTTAGGAGTGAATGTTGGGCCTTGTGTCACTAAAATCCAACACATCCACATGATAGTCTCAGAGATGTGATACTAAAATAGATGTGTGGTTATACCATATTAGACAAGattaaaaatgtcaatattcATTATTCATTATAAGGTACTAGCAACACACAGTGAGGATAAAATGCGAGAAGGTTGCTAAAGATAGTTTGGTCATATCCAGTCGTTGACCGTCATATCCAGTCGTTGACCTCCCAATGCACCAGTCCGTAGGTGAGATACCATGGTGAGTAAAGGTGTGGAACAAGATAGACCTAACACGGAAGGAAATTGTCTCAAAAGGCCTACAATCTTTCAAAATCCATGTAGGGCACAATGGTCGTTTCAGTCATATTAGTATGTTACTTTAggtaatattatttctatagtCTTTTAGCCTTAGTAGAGATTTTTCCACTGaaagaaaatatagagaaattctagtacttgttatttttattttgtataatattgcgctaatatgaattttaatagGAGAAACATAATCAGCGAGGATTCATATAGCTGATTTCAACTTGTTTGATACTGAAGAGTAGTTGTTGTTTGAGTTGATACTCATTTGCTTGCTAGGTATTCAATAATTTTCGTGAACTAACCTACCAACAGATAGTTGAAGTCTTTAAAGCAGATTGTCATTTTCTGATAAGATAAAGTGAATATTTCTACACTCTAATAACAATGGAGTTCATGAAATTCCTAGCTACCAAATTACAGATCACTACCATAGATCAGATTTGGTTGACTTATAATAGGAAAGTAGCTAGTTAGGAGTTCTGGTTAAGACAGGAGAGAATTAACTTGGGATGACAAAAGCTAAGGGGGAACAGATGTTCAAATTTCGTTCTTATACGACGGCAAGAAGAAAGCAGGGCTGTAAAACGATACGACAAAGTAATAACAGGCCCTATTTTGGGGGTCAATAGCATTTCATTTCACAGTGGAACTCGGTATACCAACCAACCATTTGCTACTGTAATGCAATTGAATTGCCAAAGTAAGACCGGTAAAATGGAACCAGCAGTTACAGATACAATACCTCTTCCCACGACTTCCCAGTGGCTTCAAGCAAAGCACCATTACAAGTCTTTAGTTCTACAGTAGCACCTGACAACACTGAGGCTGCCTCCTCCCATCCTCTATTGTGTCCCATACACCTGAATAGAGGatcaaattttagtattttactaTGAAGCACTTTACCCAATAACTGTCAATTGACATAATGAACTGTCATTTCTCAAACCGGAGATAAAATAGAAGGTCGTAAAAATCCAATAATTGTATTGAGGTTAATAGGACAACCCTTTACACTAACTGCATGCAAAAGCaaagtatttcaaaaaacataaatatctaCAAAGACCGTCTGGTCATCACTACTGatagaaatatcttttatactCCAAAGCGTACAAAAAGAAACAATTGTAGAAAAGGGTTTTCTTTAACTCTTATGCTTTTATGTTTCTCTCATTCCTTGTGATCCAAGAAAGTGATTAGGGAGTATCTCCTATACCCTCCTACACATCTGCCAGCTGAATATCCATGCAAGTCACTTCTGTGACTAATCCAATTCAACTCCCAAAATACTCCATACCGTATACCATAATTTATATAGCGTAACAAGTGACTGACATTTCACATGTCTTCCTGCACATCAAAACCAACAAATAGTAAAGTTTTTTCCTGCAATGAAGAATGGCTCCCACGTCGTACTTAAAAAATGACACCTTTCTCTGTATGCTAAGCACTTTTTCAAAATGGTGGTGGTATCATGGACAACTTGCGCTTATCTCTGCCATTTCACTGGGTACCTGCTACCTACTTCCTTTCACCAGGACAGAAATCGAGTTACTGAAACTCAACCAACCAAGACTTCGGCAGATTGGAAGACATAATCTAGTGGTTTTCACCTCCGCTAGGATTTGAACCTAAGACCTCATAGTTCTCCCTCCACTACATTAACCACTAGGACTCACCCGAATACATACCTAACCACTCATatcaaggaatgaagaaaatTCATGTCCTTCCTCTTTATTAGCCTGTTATAATATGATTTCAAAACTAACTTGCTGCCTGTCTGGTTTACATTTGCAGCTGATGGTGAGACTTATTTGTTTGTACAATAATCCAAGCAAACATTTGAGCACTCCACTCTTCCAGTCCTGCAAATTTCTTATCTTTTGAAGCACCCATAATAGATTTGTATGCAATTTATAAATGCTCTTCCATTATCTAAAATACCACCACCAAGAATCACAAGCAGAAGGAGAACTCACATGACTGTTGAGATCTCATCCCTCGAGTAGTTACATATTGCTTGTCGTAGGTGCTCAGCTGTCTGCCCATCCATTGCTGCCACAGAATAGAAGCTTGAAATAAAATGTACTTCAGCTTCCAAAAAGGCTTGAACTTGCTCCTGCATTATTTTCAGTGTTTCCCGCGTTCGCAGTGCATCACTATGCAATAAGGAAAACAAAATGATCACTTAGTTTgttaatatcaacataatttatAGCCAGCTTAAAGATCTCAGAGCAGACTCCCTTCAAGGTAAGTAGATATTCTTAAAGAACCACTAACCTTGATAAAATAAGTTGTGGAATCCAACCCAGTTTTAGAAGGTTTTGCGAGACCTTGATAGCATCAAGTTGTCCAGATCTACTCAAAGGACGATCATGATCTGCTCAAGAACATAATGATGAAGCATTATATTAAACCTATGAATATAGCTACTTTTATGTTTATGGAGAAACACAGTAAACTTTTCCTGTAATTGTTTATATTACAAGAGGAAAATTTGCATGAGGTATGGAATGCAAGTCGTTGGAGCATCAAAATTGAGCTGTGTTTCACCCATTACAACTCACAGTTTCAAAAAACAGAATCCAAAGAGTACTCCTTCCTGTCTCTCTACACTTCAATCCTATTTAACCACTTCTATGAGGCAAAAGAAATTACTGTACTACTCTACTCTACATAGATtacaagagaaaacaaacatAAGAACCAACTTCAGGTGTTCTCCTGTTTCTGCATCAGGGAAGTGCtactaatattttcaaaatgaaaCAAGAATATAATTCGGTTCTACGGACTTCAGTCGACAAGATTATATTTAGTTCTTCATTCTACTGCACCTGGAAGATGAAGACATAAGGAGTGACTTCAACGCAGGTGCATTTTTGAGAGGCAAGTCCATTACtgaagaaaagagaaataatgtCGAACACGACAGAAAAAGAAAACCATTTAGAGGTAAAAGTCATTACTTCATTGTAAAACACTTTTAATTTTACAATTGTTAAGACTAATTCTAGGGAAACTGACTAAAGCCCTTTGCCTTATGGTAAAACTTCAAATGCACCCAGACAACTGTATGTGCCTGAATCAGAGGGTGCTCCTTTTCAATTATGATTTCCTCCGAACTAGccactacaacaacaacaataaacatAATGCAATACCACAAGTGGGGTCTCCGAGGGTAGAGTATACGctgaccttacccctacctaaAGAAGTTACGGAGGTTGTTTCCATTAGATCATCAGCTCAAATACTCCGAACTAGTCACTGATGAGAACAAAAACTACTAGCTTGCCCAAATTTCAccaaaaccaaaagaaaaaagcaaaattCTTTTTTCAATCCATACAAAAACTTAAAAGAACATTCGACACCATGTTCAACAAAAGAGCCCAAATTCAGTAATGAAAAGTCAGTATCGCACAAAGTTAACACCTTGTACTACAGTATTATCATTTAGCTTCAAAACAGAACAGAAATCGGAGCTCCTAATTGCATACACTTGAATCTTTTAGGTCATCATTCAAGGGTCTATTGGAAACAGTCTCTCTACCTTAACTTCCGAAGGTAGGGATAATGTTTGTGTACACTTTACCATCCTCAAACACCATCAGTGTTAGATTACACTGGGTTTGTAGCTGTGGTTGAATCTGTTAGGTGCTTAGTCGTTAAAAGTACAGAATTAAACAGGGAAAAGAAAAGGGGTTCATGGATATAGCTCAAGTAATGGATTAATCCTTAAAACTACAGAATTGAACAGGGAAAAGAACAGGGGTTCATGGATGTAGCTCAAGTAATGGACTAATTGAACAGGGAAAACAAAAGGGGTTCATGGATATAGCTC
This genomic window contains:
- the LOC104646775 gene encoding uncharacterized protein produces the protein MQVHSCQKATRNYLCNSTFIATIFKKKVIEQPNIRVFKLQELICKKYNVHVDKTTTRRARAKILNELMGDHVKEFGRILDYKDELLRTNPRSTCVVKLGEANEYGRPVFKAFYICFAALKITFMSARKCIGLDGCFLKGVCRGQLLIAVAKDGNNQMLPLAWAVFENENTITWSWFISLLKKDLRLADGTSFTIMSDMQKGLDIAIKELLPACEERRCARHILAN
- the LOC138347846 gene encoding uncharacterized protein; translation: MPMWPELKNPLVDPPVIKQIPDKPRKLRTKKVGEKKVSGKLSKTGLTMTCSLCHVKGHNKRSCHLRRSDGVGSTAGEQRIIPTSNVEEPSSSKKGRGRPMKSTNIESEPVAKRGRDRPKNTSANASATGDSPTIIAPPTTSRTTRATASASASRASPRTTAPPTTSRTPTHEASASVNGVRGVDQNTNVAPKETTTTRKGKGVENTTQFKRRRVTGMGVFQAKNGFKNFNPRLPSSTILAEPKRVLRSSIVTGDVGFKPTSGLKWKGNQAITTRRLQQIRDQSRLSNSNASSSSQSRHPWKL
- the LOC101251174 gene encoding uncharacterized protein At3g52155, chloroplastic — encoded protein: MNVVVASLVEPLQVPYNYNSCKKSQIKKSPKCVMVASSSSGVGSLVIETNQDQQQISTSTQTPTTTLSSVAARRLILLRHAKSSWENRSIRDHDRPLSRSGQLDAIKVSQNLLKLGWIPQLILSSDALRTRETLKIMQEQVQAFLEAEVHFISSFYSVAAMDGQTAEHLRQAICNYSRDEISTVMCMGHNRGWEEAASVLSGATVELKTCNGALLEATGKSWEEAFSLAGPGGWKLQGLVKPDTAV